The following are encoded together in the Armatimonadota bacterium genome:
- the pstA gene encoding phosphate ABC transporter permease PstA: MSVVAAVGDDALAARLRRRQHVARLFVASCQAATLFGLLFLAVLLVDVVRAGAPYVRPELVTNFPSRFPDRAGYLSALVGTVYVAGLMAVLTFPVAIAAAVYLVEYAPRGRLSTLLQINIANLAGVPSIIYGLLGLGLFVEFLRMGKSVMAGALTLGLLVLPMAMIASREAIASVPYSMREAAYALGATRWQVIRHHVLPYAMPGILTGTILSLSRAVGETAPLIMLGALQYVPFLPDSVWDFFTVLPIQIFNYVSLPQPEFRRVAAAGIILLLAILLTLNAAAIWLRNRSQVRW; this comes from the coding sequence GTGAGTGTCGTCGCGGCCGTCGGAGACGATGCGCTGGCCGCGCGTCTGCGTCGGCGGCAGCACGTGGCCAGGCTGTTCGTGGCCAGCTGCCAGGCTGCGACGCTGTTCGGCCTCCTGTTCTTGGCGGTGCTGCTGGTCGACGTGGTGCGGGCCGGGGCTCCTTACGTCCGACCGGAGCTGGTCACCAACTTCCCGTCGCGCTTCCCAGATCGTGCCGGATACCTGAGCGCGTTGGTCGGCACGGTGTACGTGGCCGGACTCATGGCGGTGCTGACATTCCCGGTGGCGATCGCCGCCGCGGTCTACCTCGTGGAGTACGCGCCGCGCGGCCGCCTCAGCACGCTCCTCCAGATCAACATCGCCAACTTGGCGGGGGTGCCCTCGATCATCTACGGGCTGCTGGGCCTGGGCCTGTTCGTGGAGTTCCTCAGGATGGGCAAGAGCGTGATGGCGGGAGCACTTACGCTGGGGCTGCTGGTGCTGCCGATGGCGATGATCGCGTCGCGCGAGGCGATCGCCAGCGTCCCGTACTCGATGCGGGAGGCCGCCTACGCGCTCGGGGCCACGCGGTGGCAGGTGATCCGGCACCACGTCCTGCCCTACGCGATGCCCGGCATCCTCACCGGCACGATCCTGTCGCTGTCGCGGGCGGTGGGCGAGACCGCGCCGCTCATCATGCTCGGCGCCCTCCAGTACGTGCCGTTCCTACCGGACAGCGTATGGGACTTCTTCACCGTGCTTCCGATTCAGATCTTCAACTACGTCTCGCTGCCGCAGCCGGAGTTTCGCCGGGTCGCGGCAGCGGGCATCATCCTGCTGCTGGCCATCCTGCTGACGCTGAACGCCGCAGCCATTTGGCTGCGCAATCGGTCACAAGTCCGCTGGTGA
- the pstB gene encoding phosphate ABC transporter ATP-binding protein PstB: MRQAVGVRPSLEVVHRAPTVTEPVLQVRDLRLWYGDVLALRGVTLDISSQRITAIIGPSGCGKSTLVRSLNRMNDLIPGVRIAGTVLFRGQDIYAGDVDPVEVRVRIGMVFQKPNPFPKSIYENVAFGLRLHSRLSRRELDERVERALRNAALWDEVRDVLHTKGGLELSGGQQQRLCIARALAVEPEVLLMDEPCSALDPVSTARIEALMEDLKRHYTIVIVTHNMQQAARVSDFTAFLLNGELIEFGATDDIFTRPKDSRTEDYITGRFG; this comes from the coding sequence ATGCGACAAGCCGTGGGCGTCCGTCCCAGCCTCGAGGTCGTGCACAGGGCACCGACGGTAACCGAGCCGGTGCTGCAGGTGCGTGACCTCCGTCTGTGGTATGGGGATGTCTTGGCGCTGCGGGGCGTGACGCTCGACATCTCGTCGCAGCGCATCACAGCCATCATCGGACCGTCCGGTTGCGGCAAGAGCACCCTGGTCCGCTCTCTGAACCGAATGAATGACCTCATCCCGGGAGTCCGGATCGCGGGTACCGTGCTGTTCCGGGGACAAGACATCTACGCCGGGGACGTCGACCCCGTCGAAGTGCGTGTCCGGATCGGCATGGTGTTCCAGAAGCCCAACCCGTTTCCCAAGTCGATCTACGAGAACGTGGCGTTCGGGTTGCGTCTGCACAGCCGGCTGTCCCGCCGTGAACTCGACGAACGCGTGGAGCGGGCGCTGCGGAACGCCGCCCTGTGGGACGAGGTGAGAGACGTGTTGCACACCAAAGGCGGGTTGGAGCTGTCGGGGGGACAGCAGCAGCGGCTGTGCATCGCGCGAGCTCTGGCGGTCGAGCCGGAAGTCCTCCTGATGGACGAGCCGTGCTCCGCGCTCGATCCGGTCTCCACGGCGCGCATCGAGGCGCTGATGGAGGATCTCAAGAGGCACTACACGATCGTCATCGTGACCCACAACATGCAGCAGGCCGCACGGGTGTCGGACTTCACGGCGTTCTTGCTGAACGGTGAGCTCATCGAGTTCGGGGCCACGGATGACATCTTCACCCGGCCGAAGGACAGCCGGACGGAGGACTACATCACTGGCCGGTTCGGGTAG
- the phoU gene encoding phosphate signaling complex protein PhoU produces the protein MAPEARHIRESYDEALRSLEEDLVRMGSIAGELIHRSIEALKKQDVQEAEAVVAEDDRVDAMHLDIERRVVKLLATQQPMARDLRVLTSALAISIDLERLADHAEAIAKATKRLSREPLLKPLVDIPYMEQIVQEMLQDALRAFVQRDAQLAEALAAKDDTVDALRSQVFRELLTYMAEDPRTISRGLDLILVTQNLERAADHVTNIAERVIYMITGEMKELNV, from the coding sequence ATGGCGCCCGAGGCCCGGCACATCCGCGAGTCGTACGACGAGGCCCTGCGGTCCCTCGAAGAGGACCTGGTCCGCATGGGCAGCATCGCCGGCGAGTTGATCCACCGGTCCATCGAAGCACTGAAGAAGCAGGACGTGCAGGAAGCCGAGGCCGTGGTCGCGGAGGACGACCGCGTGGACGCCATGCACCTGGACATCGAGCGCCGTGTGGTCAAGCTGCTGGCGACGCAGCAACCGATGGCGCGCGACCTGCGGGTCCTGACGTCGGCGCTGGCCATCTCGATCGATCTGGAGCGGCTCGCCGACCACGCGGAGGCCATCGCCAAGGCCACCAAGCGGTTGAGCCGGGAACCGCTCCTCAAACCCCTGGTCGACATCCCGTACATGGAGCAGATCGTACAGGAGATGCTGCAGGATGCGCTGCGGGCGTTCGTACAGCGCGACGCGCAGCTGGCCGAAGCGCTGGCGGCGAAGGACGACACCGTGGACGCGTTGCGGTCGCAGGTGTTCCGCGAGTTGCTGACCTACATGGCCGAGGACCCCCGCACGATCTCGCGGGGGCTGGACCTCATCCTGGTCACCCAGAACCTAGAGCGTGCCGCCGACCACGTGACGAACATCGCCGAGCGCGTGATCTACATGATCACCGGTGAGATGAAGGAGCTGAACGTGTGA
- a CDS encoding arsenate reductase ArsC, with protein MRVLFVCTGNSARSQMAEGLLRHLGGGRIEVYSAGTEPRGLNPYAVRAMAERGIDISHHTSKSLEPFLGQRFDWVITVCDRAKQSCPTFTGAAGRIHWSVGDPAEVQGSDEQVLSAFRAVRDDLEARIRTFLSQRAPAGTPSS; from the coding sequence GTGAGGGTGCTGTTCGTGTGCACCGGGAACTCGGCGCGGTCGCAGATGGCCGAGGGTCTGCTCCGGCATCTTGGGGGCGGGCGGATTGAGGTCTACAGCGCCGGCACCGAACCGAGGGGGCTGAACCCGTATGCGGTGCGGGCGATGGCCGAGCGTGGGATCGACATCTCCCATCACACGAGCAAAAGCCTGGAACCGTTCCTGGGCCAGAGGTTCGACTGGGTGATCACGGTCTGTGACAGGGCGAAGCAATCCTGCCCCACGTTCACCGGTGCGGCCGGACGCATCCACTGGTCGGTCGGCGATCCCGCGGAGGTCCAAGGATCCGACGAACAAGTACTGTCTGCATTCCGGGCCGTCCGCGACGACCTGGAAGCCCGCATCCGCACGTTCCTTTCGCAGCGTGCACCGGCCGGCACACCCTCCAGCTGA
- a CDS encoding 50S ribosomal protein L25/general stress protein Ctc: MQRLSLEAEVRSRTGKEVARKLRAAGRIPAVLYGRGIDPVALSVEAKAFESALLTAAGTNVLLDLVIRGNGAPRNEIAMVQEIQRDVLRRRIVHVDFHKIHLTEKIHARIPVVLRGEARGVKEGGILEHLLREVEVECLPTALPERFDLDVSDLMVGHSLHVSDLRAPEGVTLLTSPEETIVTIIAPAAGVEEEAAPPAEEAAEPELVGAEKKGPEESEE; this comes from the coding sequence ATGCAGCGTCTTTCACTGGAAGCGGAAGTTCGGAGCCGGACCGGCAAGGAGGTGGCGCGCAAGTTGCGCGCGGCCGGCCGGATCCCGGCGGTCCTCTACGGGCGGGGGATCGACCCGGTGGCCTTGAGCGTCGAGGCGAAGGCGTTCGAGTCCGCGCTGCTCACGGCTGCGGGGACCAACGTCCTCCTCGACCTCGTCATCCGCGGCAACGGTGCGCCGCGCAATGAGATCGCCATGGTGCAGGAGATCCAGCGCGATGTCCTGCGCAGGCGCATCGTACACGTCGACTTCCACAAGATCCACCTGACCGAGAAGATCCACGCACGGATCCCGGTGGTCCTCCGCGGGGAGGCACGCGGCGTCAAGGAGGGCGGCATCCTCGAACACCTTTTGCGCGAGGTCGAAGTGGAGTGCCTTCCCACTGCGCTGCCCGAACGCTTCGACCTGGACGTATCCGACCTGATGGTGGGTCACTCGCTGCACGTCAGCGACCTCCGCGCCCCGGAAGGTGTCACGCTCCTGACTTCGCCCGAGGAGACGATCGTGACGATCATCGCTCCGGCCGCCGGCGTGGAGGAGGAAGCGGCCCCGCCGGCGGAGGAGGCGGCGGAACCGGAACTGGTCGGCGCGGAGAAGAAGGGACCCGAGGAGTCCGAAGAATGA
- the pth gene encoding aminoacyl-tRNA hydrolase encodes MKLVVGLGNPGRRYRGTRHNVGWDVLDVLARRWDVDVSHDEGYATVGRGVVAGRHVWLAKPWTYMNLSGVAVRELARRHRWKPHEILVIYDDMDLPVGTIRVRARGSAGGHRGMASVIEELGTSEIPRVRIGIGRSGADAVDHVLSRFDSAEEPVIRQAVARAADAVEAILREGIEQAMDRFNRRAALSAP; translated from the coding sequence ATGAAGCTCGTCGTCGGCCTGGGGAACCCCGGACGCCGCTATCGCGGTACGCGTCACAACGTCGGGTGGGACGTACTGGACGTCCTGGCGCGTCGGTGGGACGTCGACGTCTCGCACGACGAGGGCTACGCGACGGTGGGCCGCGGAGTCGTCGCCGGCCGCCATGTCTGGCTGGCGAAGCCCTGGACGTACATGAACCTGAGCGGGGTCGCCGTGAGGGAACTGGCACGCCGCCACCGCTGGAAGCCACACGAGATCCTCGTGATCTATGACGACATGGATCTGCCGGTCGGGACGATCCGCGTGCGGGCGCGGGGCAGCGCGGGCGGACACCGCGGCATGGCCTCGGTGATCGAGGAACTGGGCACCTCCGAGATCCCCCGTGTGCGCATCGGCATCGGACGCTCCGGTGCTGACGCCGTCGATCACGTGCTGTCGCGTTTTGACTCCGCCGAAGAGCCGGTGATCCGGCAGGCGGTGGCCCGCGCGGCGGACGCCGTGGAGGCGATTTTGCGCGAGGGGATCGAGCAGGCCATGGATCGCTTCAACCGGAGGGCGGCGCTGTCTGCGCCGTGA
- the tatC gene encoding twin-arginine translocase subunit TatC has translation MARGRAEMTWIEHLEELRARLIWSLVGLAVGTAVCWVFSEALLRALLRPAGVQLHAIGMLEPFLAKFRVAVTGGFALAMPWIVYQAFRFVDPALKPDERRVLIPVSIAAGLLFLSGAAFSYFFVVPAASEWLLSHAGGLIRVQITALNYLHFITWLMVGLGLGFQTPLLVIAACVLGIVTPRRLQQEWRVAVMVILVVSAAVTPDWSPVTMFMLAAPMFLLYEGAILVSALILRRRQAAQRYAVGSR, from the coding sequence ATGGCACGTGGCCGCGCCGAGATGACCTGGATCGAGCACCTGGAGGAACTCCGGGCGCGGCTGATCTGGAGCCTCGTCGGGCTTGCCGTCGGGACGGCCGTCTGCTGGGTGTTCTCCGAGGCGCTGCTGCGCGCCCTGCTGCGTCCGGCCGGGGTGCAGCTGCACGCCATCGGCATGCTCGAGCCGTTCCTGGCGAAGTTCCGGGTCGCGGTCACCGGCGGGTTCGCGCTCGCGATGCCGTGGATCGTCTACCAGGCGTTTCGGTTCGTCGACCCGGCGCTGAAGCCGGACGAGCGGCGGGTGCTGATTCCCGTGTCGATCGCGGCCGGGCTGCTGTTTCTGTCCGGCGCCGCGTTCAGTTACTTCTTCGTCGTCCCGGCCGCGTCCGAGTGGCTGCTCTCGCACGCCGGGGGGCTGATCCGGGTCCAGATCACCGCCCTGAACTACCTCCACTTCATCACGTGGCTGATGGTGGGGCTGGGGCTGGGGTTCCAGACGCCGCTGCTCGTGATCGCGGCCTGTGTGCTGGGGATCGTGACGCCGCGCCGGTTGCAGCAGGAGTGGCGGGTGGCGGTGATGGTCATCCTGGTCGTCTCGGCGGCCGTGACGCCGGACTGGAGCCCGGTGACGATGTTCATGCTGGCGGCGCCGATGTTCCTGTTGTACGAGGGGGCGATCCTGGTATCGGCCCTCATCCTGCGCCGGCGTCAGGCGGCGCAGCGGTATGCGGTAGGGAGCCGGTAA
- a CDS encoding sulfite oxidase-like oxidoreductase, which produces MTDRPRVPPGQYVTEKWPVLHYGSVPRTDLSRWTFRVFGAVEEEKTWTYEEFLALGHIEVRCDVHCVTRWSKLDNVFAGVPFRAVLARVRRRPEADWVMVHAEEGYTTNVPLVDLDRDDVLFAHSHNGHPLTPEHGWPLRLVVPHLYFWKSAKWVRGLEFGTEDRPGFWEQAGYHMRGDPWREQRFGDDG; this is translated from the coding sequence ATGACAGACCGCCCTCGCGTCCCCCCGGGGCAGTACGTGACCGAGAAGTGGCCTGTGTTGCACTACGGGTCCGTGCCGCGCACGGACCTGAGCCGCTGGACGTTTCGTGTCTTCGGCGCGGTCGAGGAGGAGAAGACGTGGACGTACGAAGAGTTCCTCGCCCTCGGCCACATCGAGGTTCGGTGCGACGTGCACTGCGTGACCCGGTGGAGTAAGCTGGACAACGTCTTTGCGGGCGTACCGTTCCGCGCGGTCCTCGCTCGCGTCCGCCGCAGGCCCGAAGCCGACTGGGTCATGGTGCACGCGGAGGAAGGGTACACGACGAACGTGCCGCTGGTCGACCTGGACCGTGACGACGTACTGTTCGCCCACAGCCACAACGGCCATCCGCTCACGCCCGAGCACGGCTGGCCCCTGCGCCTGGTCGTACCGCACCTGTACTTCTGGAAGAGCGCGAAGTGGGTGCGCGGGCTGGAGTTCGGGACTGAGGACCGTCCCGGCTTTTGGGAGCAGGCCGGTTACCACATGCGCGGGGACCCCTGGCGCGAGCAGCGGTTCGGTGACGACGGGTAG
- the metG gene encoding methionine--tRNA ligase, translating into MIGVSGTFYITTAIDYVNATPHIGHAYEKVLADVLARYHRLAGDEVFFLTGTDEHGQNIATAAAQAGEDVQTFVDRNAAAFRQLCRDLNLSNDDFIRTTDRKRHWPAVQEIWRRAAAAGDLHKKHYRALYCVQCEAFVTLSELVDGRCPRHLTEPQVVEEENYFFRLSRYRDRLRQLFEERRDFVVPESRWAEMLQLVDTLEDVSVSRPVEKLSWGIPVPDDPGHVVYVWFDALTNYISAIGFGQDEDRFRAWWPAHHLIGKDINRFHSLLWPAMLLSAGVEPPRQVLVHGFLTLEGQKISKTLGNVVDPVAVARDLAERSGAELDVCVDAVRYFLLREIPFGADGDFSRAQLLGRFNADLANDYGNLLNRTLPLLERYFGGLLPEPGPEEGGDAALRGQAEALADAVLASVRRCDFQRALGAIWQLLGAANRYLDQEAPWNLHKEGRRERAGTVLVNTLEALRVANVLLEPVLPSATLKVWTQLGHPEFEDRARQVRGSGRVWRGTGLTVDDARTWRWLRAGTRVQPAAPIFPRVDSRAAAAGEPEEAQMSGAITIEEFRRLDLRVAKVLDARRVPNTDKLIEARVDIGGEVRTIVTGLIPHYAPEDLVGKTIVVLANLQPRKVRGVESRGMLLAAEADDTLGLVVLDRDMPAGARVS; encoded by the coding sequence GTGATCGGCGTGTCTGGAACGTTCTACATCACCACGGCCATCGACTACGTGAACGCAACGCCGCACATCGGCCACGCGTACGAGAAGGTCCTCGCCGACGTGCTGGCCCGCTACCACCGGCTGGCCGGGGACGAGGTGTTCTTCTTGACGGGCACCGACGAGCACGGCCAGAACATCGCCACCGCCGCGGCCCAGGCGGGGGAGGACGTGCAGACGTTTGTGGACCGCAACGCCGCTGCCTTCCGGCAGCTGTGCCGCGACCTGAACCTGTCCAACGACGACTTCATCCGCACCACCGACCGCAAGCGCCACTGGCCCGCGGTGCAGGAGATCTGGCGCCGGGCGGCGGCGGCCGGCGACCTGCACAAGAAGCACTACCGGGCTCTGTACTGCGTGCAGTGCGAGGCGTTCGTGACCCTCAGCGAGCTGGTGGACGGGCGGTGTCCCCGACACCTAACGGAGCCGCAGGTGGTGGAGGAGGAAAACTACTTCTTCCGGCTGTCGCGCTACCGCGACCGACTCCGTCAGCTGTTCGAGGAGCGGCGGGACTTCGTGGTGCCCGAGAGCCGGTGGGCGGAGATGCTGCAGCTGGTGGACACCCTCGAGGACGTCTCGGTCTCGCGGCCGGTGGAGAAGCTGTCGTGGGGGATTCCCGTGCCGGACGACCCGGGCCACGTGGTCTACGTGTGGTTCGACGCGCTCACCAACTACATCAGCGCCATCGGCTTCGGGCAGGATGAGGACCGCTTCCGGGCGTGGTGGCCCGCCCACCACCTCATCGGCAAGGACATCAACCGGTTCCACTCGCTGTTGTGGCCGGCCATGCTGCTCAGCGCGGGCGTGGAGCCGCCGCGGCAGGTGCTCGTGCACGGCTTTTTGACCCTTGAGGGGCAGAAGATCAGCAAGACGCTGGGCAACGTGGTGGATCCCGTCGCGGTGGCTCGTGACCTGGCGGAGCGCAGCGGGGCGGAGCTGGACGTGTGCGTGGACGCGGTGCGCTACTTCCTGCTGCGGGAGATTCCGTTCGGTGCGGACGGAGACTTCAGCCGCGCGCAGCTGCTCGGGCGGTTCAACGCCGACCTGGCCAACGACTACGGGAACCTGCTGAACCGCACGCTGCCCCTGCTGGAGCGGTACTTCGGCGGTCTGCTCCCCGAGCCCGGGCCGGAAGAGGGCGGGGACGCGGCGCTGCGCGGCCAGGCCGAGGCGCTGGCCGATGCGGTGCTGGCGAGCGTGCGGCGGTGCGACTTCCAGCGGGCCTTGGGTGCGATCTGGCAGCTGCTGGGTGCGGCCAACCGCTACCTGGATCAGGAGGCGCCGTGGAATCTCCACAAGGAGGGAAGGCGCGAACGGGCGGGCACCGTCCTCGTCAACACGCTGGAGGCACTGCGCGTCGCCAACGTGCTGCTCGAGCCGGTGTTGCCGTCGGCGACGTTGAAGGTCTGGACACAGCTGGGCCATCCGGAGTTCGAAGACCGTGCCCGCCAGGTGCGCGGGTCCGGACGGGTATGGCGCGGCACCGGGCTCACGGTGGACGACGCGCGTACCTGGCGGTGGCTGCGGGCGGGTACGCGGGTGCAGCCGGCAGCGCCGATCTTCCCGCGCGTGGATTCCAGGGCGGCGGCTGCAGGTGAACCGGAGGAGGCACAGATGTCGGGGGCGATCACCATCGAGGAGTTCCGCAGGCTGGATCTCCGTGTGGCCAAGGTGCTGGACGCGCGGCGTGTTCCGAACACCGACAAGCTGATCGAGGCCAGGGTCGACATCGGGGGCGAGGTCCGCACGATCGTCACCGGCCTGATCCCTCACTACGCACCCGAAGACCTGGTGGGCAAGACGATCGTGGTGTTGGCGAACCTGCAGCCGCGCAAGGTCCGCGGGGTCGAGTCCCGCGGCATGCTGCTGGCTGCGGAAGCCGACGACACCCTGGGTCTGGTCGTCCTCGACAGAGACATGCCGGCCGGGGCGAGGGTGTCTTAG
- a CDS encoding TatD family hydrolase → MVDTHLHLDNPQFDGDREAVVERALHAGVWCMITMGVDLASSRRAVALAETYDAVFAAVGIHPNQAHRAGADDLARIRELADHPRVVAIGECGLDYYRGWCPPEVQRANLRAHIRLSNEIGKPLVVHNREAHADVMRILEEEQASRVVLHAFGGPADHTAQAAERGYWMGLGGSVTYPNAHQVRAAAREIPSELLLVETDAPYLPPEPHRGRRNEPAYLPRIVTAIAKERGHSLQTVGGLAGENALRCFGIRMR, encoded by the coding sequence GTGGTCGATACCCACCTGCACCTCGACAACCCCCAGTTCGACGGCGACCGCGAAGCGGTCGTCGAGCGCGCACTCCACGCCGGTGTGTGGTGCATGATCACAATGGGCGTTGACCTCGCCAGCAGCCGGCGAGCGGTGGCCCTGGCGGAGACCTACGACGCCGTCTTCGCGGCGGTCGGCATCCATCCGAACCAGGCCCACCGCGCCGGCGCCGACGACCTGGCGCGCATACGGGAACTGGCAGACCATCCACGCGTCGTCGCGATCGGTGAGTGCGGCCTGGACTATTACCGCGGATGGTGCCCGCCCGAGGTGCAGCGGGCGAACCTGCGCGCCCACATTCGGCTGAGCAACGAGATCGGAAAGCCCCTCGTGGTCCACAACCGCGAGGCACACGCCGACGTGATGCGGATCCTAGAAGAAGAACAGGCCAGCCGCGTCGTCCTCCACGCCTTCGGCGGCCCCGCCGACCACACGGCGCAGGCCGCCGAACGCGGATACTGGATGGGGCTGGGAGGATCGGTCACATACCCCAACGCGCACCAGGTGCGCGCGGCCGCCCGCGAGATCCCGTCGGAGTTGCTCCTCGTGGAGACGGACGCGCCCTACCTGCCGCCGGAGCCGCACCGGGGACGGCGCAACGAACCGGCCTACCTGCCGCGGATCGTGACGGCGATCGCGAAAGAACGAGGCCACAGCCTCCAGACAGTCGGCGGACTCGCGGGCGAAAACGCGCTACGCTGTTTTGGGATCCGGATGCGCTAG
- a CDS encoding M48 family metalloprotease: MRGGREVEDSVRAAVCLILSVVALAVPAAAQSAEDRAEIEQGRRAAQQIERQLKVVTDPEVNERVTRIGRAIAAVTERPDLPWTFRVVEHRVPNAVALPGGYIYLTSAIVRILRTDHELAGLLAHEAAHVALRHHRRMEREALRTNLIVMLVAVLVRDANVAAGAQLLGGGLLSAFTREMEREADRAAVGYVLQTEWHPVGVLTLLERMAWEDLLTANVDPGAFRTHPTWAERLRAVENELHRRGVPIHRRISMGFLRIDVAEEELRGAAVGVIRVNGEVVMRLSGGRARADQVARRLDHVFNEDPSPFDVRAVGVMDEWTVRIGDERVLTVTGDDVRLLGRSARDLANDYAQRLRQAIAEDRRRRALGG, translated from the coding sequence GTGCGCGGAGGACGAGAGGTCGAGGACAGCGTGCGCGCGGCGGTATGTCTGATCCTGAGCGTTGTGGCCCTGGCGGTGCCGGCGGCCGCGCAGTCCGCCGAGGACCGCGCGGAGATCGAACAGGGCCGCCGCGCGGCGCAGCAGATCGAGCGGCAGCTCAAGGTCGTCACCGACCCGGAGGTCAACGAGCGGGTGACGCGCATCGGCCGTGCGATCGCAGCCGTAACGGAGCGCCCGGACCTACCGTGGACGTTCAGGGTTGTCGAGCACAGGGTCCCCAATGCGGTCGCGCTGCCCGGCGGCTACATCTACCTGACCTCGGCGATCGTCCGCATCCTGCGCACCGACCACGAACTGGCCGGCCTGCTGGCGCACGAGGCCGCGCACGTGGCGCTGCGTCACCATCGTCGGATGGAGCGCGAGGCGCTGCGCACCAATCTCATCGTCATGCTGGTGGCGGTGCTGGTGCGCGACGCCAACGTCGCCGCCGGCGCGCAGCTGCTCGGGGGCGGACTGCTGAGCGCCTTCACACGGGAGATGGAGCGCGAGGCCGACCGGGCCGCGGTGGGATACGTGCTCCAAACCGAATGGCACCCCGTGGGTGTCCTTACGTTGCTCGAACGCATGGCGTGGGAGGACCTGCTGACCGCCAACGTCGACCCCGGCGCCTTCCGCACGCATCCGACGTGGGCCGAGCGCCTGCGGGCCGTGGAGAACGAGCTGCACCGGCGCGGCGTGCCGATCCACCGCCGGATCTCGATGGGGTTCCTGCGGATCGACGTCGCCGAGGAAGAGCTGCGGGGAGCTGCCGTGGGGGTGATCCGCGTCAATGGGGAGGTCGTGATGCGGCTGAGCGGCGGCCGGGCGCGGGCGGATCAGGTGGCCCGGCGGCTCGACCACGTGTTCAACGAGGACCCCTCGCCGTTCGACGTGCGCGCCGTGGGCGTGATGGACGAGTGGACGGTGCGCATCGGCGACGAGCGCGTCCTGACGGTCACCGGGGACGACGTCCGCCTGCTCGGCCGCTCCGCCCGGGATCTGGCCAACGACTACGCGCAGCGCCTGCGTCAGGCGATCGCCGAGGACCGGCGGCGCAGGGCCCTCGGCGGTTAG
- a CDS encoding MFS transporter has protein sequence MRFLPAIPPAARRAFLYDLGGAVLFGLFAGMVLPFLSVTARRLGATPLQVSLLTAGPAIGLLFAAWWSAIIAGRNPVPFVVWPSVVARGLFLLAPLVSGPHAFVALVIAFHLVHGTILPAYTAAIRSVFPREHRGRLLGLVRVGLSLASILAALVAGSALQRFGYPAVFPVAAVFGIASALVFGRIHLPGQPRSNERPSVHEAWRVALADSRFRALLVTTSVFGFGGWMMAPAVPLLLVDELGATNSQVGVLSAVMSACSVLSFFVWGRFIDRHSGLAAIRIVFAVGILTPLLFYLAPSTWYALLPFATDGFVIAAMDLAWMAAVMELAPADRVSQYTGAYASLLGVRGVVAPLLAGVVAEAMGPRPVFLIAASLIATAALVGWLAPRDQAR, from the coding sequence GTGCGCTTCCTACCTGCGATCCCGCCCGCGGCCCGGCGTGCGTTCCTGTACGACCTCGGCGGCGCGGTTCTGTTCGGCCTGTTCGCCGGCATGGTCCTGCCCTTCTTGAGCGTCACGGCGCGCCGCCTGGGTGCGACCCCCCTCCAGGTCTCCCTGCTGACCGCGGGGCCGGCGATCGGACTGCTGTTCGCGGCCTGGTGGAGCGCGATCATCGCCGGGCGCAACCCCGTCCCGTTCGTCGTGTGGCCGTCGGTGGTCGCGCGGGGCCTGTTCTTGCTCGCGCCTCTGGTCTCCGGGCCGCACGCCTTCGTGGCCCTGGTGATCGCCTTTCACCTGGTGCACGGCACGATCCTGCCGGCCTACACCGCGGCCATCCGCTCGGTGTTCCCGCGGGAGCACCGCGGCAGGTTGCTGGGTCTGGTGCGCGTCGGGCTGAGCCTGGCATCGATTCTCGCCGCGCTCGTCGCAGGCTCCGCCCTCCAGCGCTTTGGCTACCCAGCGGTGTTCCCCGTCGCCGCCGTCTTCGGCATCGCGAGCGCGCTCGTCTTCGGCCGCATCCACCTACCCGGTCAGCCGCGGTCCAACGAACGGCCCTCCGTGCACGAAGCATGGCGCGTGGCGCTCGCCGACTCCCGGTTTCGGGCGTTGCTGGTGACGACGTCGGTCTTCGGCTTCGGGGGATGGATGATGGCACCGGCGGTCCCGCTGCTGCTGGTGGACGAGCTGGGCGCGACGAACAGCCAAGTGGGGGTGTTGTCGGCGGTGATGTCGGCGTGCTCGGTCCTGTCGTTCTTCGTGTGGGGGCGCTTCATCGACAGGCACTCAGGTCTGGCCGCGATTCGCATCGTGTTCGCCGTAGGGATCTTGACGCCCCTGCTCTTCTACCTGGCTCCGTCCACTTGGTACGCGCTGCTGCCGTTCGCCACCGACGGGTTCGTCATCGCCGCGATGGACCTGGCGTGGATGGCAGCGGTGATGGAGCTCGCCCCCGCCGACAGGGTCAGCCAGTACACTGGGGCGTACGCGTCACTGCTCGGGGTGCGAGGCGTCGTCGCGCCGCTGCTGGCGGGCGTCGTCGCGGAGGCGATGGGACCGCGGCCGGTCTTTCTGATCGCGGCGAGCCTGATCGCGACGGCGGCGCTGGTCGGCTGGCTGGCGCCTCGCGACCAGGCGCGGTGA